The proteins below are encoded in one region of Methanofollis aquaemaris:
- a CDS encoding MarC family protein yields the protein MDPTSFFAAFFAALFAIANPIGNVPFFIMYTADVSSTRTRHAVALLLGGVLAGTMLLCMFFGADILTFFGISIPAFQIAGAIILLTIAFSMLSGTHTDRTHALTAATGEESVWKRAEAVIPKVIVPLVIPIYVGAGTISALVLYGHQALADGALLIPALGVVLIVCLLITLCNFASDYILKFFGKQGLEIVVRIFGIVIAGIAIQMLFEGLGGMTVGFVSPSIH from the coding sequence ATGGACCCGACCTCGTTCTTTGCCGCGTTCTTCGCCGCCCTCTTCGCCATCGCCAACCCGATCGGCAACGTACCCTTCTTCATCATGTACACCGCAGACGTCTCATCGACCCGCACCAGACATGCCGTCGCCCTCCTCCTCGGGGGAGTTCTCGCCGGGACGATGTTGCTGTGCATGTTCTTTGGCGCCGACATCCTCACGTTCTTCGGCATCTCGATCCCGGCCTTTCAGATCGCCGGGGCGATCATCCTGCTGACCATCGCCTTCTCCATGCTCTCGGGCACGCACACCGACCGCACCCACGCCCTCACCGCTGCGACAGGGGAAGAGTCAGTCTGGAAGCGTGCGGAGGCCGTGATCCCGAAGGTCATCGTCCCGCTCGTCATCCCGATCTATGTCGGGGCCGGCACGATCAGCGCCCTCGTCCTCTACGGTCACCAGGCCCTGGCCGACGGCGCCCTTCTCATCCCGGCCCTTGGCGTCGTCCTGATCGTCTGTCTCCTCATCACCCTCTGCAACTTCGCCTCAGACTACATCCTCAAGTTCTTCGGGAAGCAGGGGCTTGAGATCGTGGTCAGGATCTTCGGGATCGTCATCGCAGGCATCGCCATCCAGATGCTCTTCGAGGGACTCGGCGGGATGACCGTGGGTTTTGTCAGCCCGAGCATCCACTGA
- a CDS encoding right-handed parallel beta-helix repeat-containing protein, which yields MEKKVTEIIINPSNVFRILICVSILGYLVSGVAASPPPYSVNATGWWNETGVFNPAPANPIQAALTNASAGSVVTVTEQTSYSSPLVFDAKSITLDLNGSRLDGSRFSDRPGITLANAVGVTIKNGEITSFQDGILFKGSSSGVSISGITITAPGKNGIWFGGKCENAIFSNITITDPGQAGIREHNSGSLGNLTFQDCTVIGAGSDGIALDDCRSNLYGTCYVRNLVLSNVTVRNAAANGIILEQDATTQSGNLTVRDCTVEGAGQYGVRVIGRGEVVIEDIQSRGNGDSGVDGTYYGLYLKGIEAPDIALLNLTVENNRNGLYLENVADLLLDGGVTIQGNGGYACALKICDNITVRDHDFDPAVRPYLHGVYTSSVTNSTFENLTISGNTGDAIVFDGISSGLTFDTLTITAPGKNGIYFNGNCANVALSNITITDPTLAGITKNVGASSLANITVRDCTVTGAGDDGIALDDYRYVFVRDIVLSNVTVRNATGNGILIGQDNNAQSGNVTVHDCTVERAGEYGVRVLGREEVILEDVQARGNGDTSVDNVYYGLSLTGYETPTVSLLNLTIEDNRNGLYLEKVADLVLGTEIAVRDNGGYACALKICDNITFRDHALDPTVRSYLHGLYLSSVTNSTIANLTVVGAAGNAVFFDGTSSSIVLDTLTITAPGKNGIYFYGNCANAALSNITITDPALSGITKDVGASSLASITVRDCTVTGAGGDGIALDDYRYVFVRDVVVSNVTVRNATGNGILIGQDNHVQSGNLTVRDCTVERAGQYGVRILGRGEIVLDGVQSRGNGDKNGDNVYYGLSLTGYEMPTISLLNLTVEDNRNGLYLEKVADLVLGTGIAVRDNGGYACALKICDNITFRDHALDPTVRPYLRGLYLSSMTNSTFENLTISGNTGDAIVFDGISSGLTLDTLTITTPGKNGIWFNGNCANTVFSNITINDPKQAGVTKNGRYSSIANLTIRDSTVTGADGDGIALDDYSSDYVRDIVLSNVTAINVTRNGILVGQDNNAQSGSVTVRDCTVEGSGQHGVLVLGREKVVIDGVRARGNGESSGDGTYYGLSLKGIGVPDVTLLNLAVERNRNGFYLEGVSDLLLDDGIAVRDNGGYAYVLKTCDNVSVRDLAATPAVRSYTRGLHLSAVTDSSFENLTFSGSTGDALWLEGTSAGLAFDSIKIVSPGTNGIYFNGNCKDTVFSNLTITDPAQAGISKYYKYITLENLTVRDCTVSGAGGDGIVLGDYSSSLRDIVLSNLTVRNVKGTGIILGQDNNAQSENVTVRDCTVEGSGKHGIDLRGRGEVVIDGIEARDNGETGGDNTHYGLSLRGIETPAVTLLDITVEKNRNGFYLEGVSDLLLDDGIAVRDNGGYVYVLKTCDNVSVRDLAATPAVRSYTRGLHLSAVTDCSFENLTFSGSTGDALWLEGTSAGLAFDAITITNPGINGIYFNGNCRDTVFSNLTITDPAQAGISKYYKYITLKNLTIRDCTVTGAGTGGIALDDYYSSVRDLVLANLTVRNATGTGITLGQDSHAESMNLTLLDCTVEGSGTNGIDLRARGDVRILDCEASGNAQTGMVLIGIERPFLVFENATITGNNQAMQITGINATITDSALAGTTGDLDLRGEAHITLSNTTHDRAKVTLDGTSRLAVLWPLIVTTTDLTGNIVAGADVTVADVNGTVALTAQTNADGRTGPHLLREYTRNGTAPAVLSTPYTLTASAPIGSASDATDLSGPTTVTLRLFQDTKPPTITYVAPTPEEGARSPANVTVKVLVTDDVGVAGALLEVNGVNATMTLDRTRTGAYASANITGDGIHRYRIYANDSAGNMNVTGIRSVGISTTPPPGVTDLAATTVSETAITWTWTDPADPTFDRVMLFLNGTFLTNVPAGVGTYTTTGLAPDTAYLLTTRSVDFCGQANATRVNATVRTAPDRTPPAGVTDLTAATISETAITWTWTDPADADFDQVMLTLDGTFITNISAGVGTYTTTGLAPDTEYQIGTRTVDTAGNINQTWVNATARTAPDRTPPAGVTDLAATTISETAITWTWTDPADADFAAVRVYWDGANVEVPTGEERFNATDLAPDTEYQISTRTIDTAGNLNQTWVNATARTASVQPTPTPTSSSSGGGGSGGNSRTSAASTKPLLPEQQSSLSFKGTAIYVINVTAADATRNLLFTVEDAGSLPAGIPRPDDETYCIEHVEQYRTNDNDIATATIRFSVSKAWLDERGYRFSDIVLLRFHNGAWTRIPTTFEGEKDGYYYYSAETPGFSYFAIVYQENGTIVLEVTAPAREAAVDTPTTSEPTRTTPKATRTNPAQSPSAAFGTLGTLLAIAATCGAARIRKR from the coding sequence ATGGAAAAAAAAGTTACCGAGATTATAATTAATCCATCAAACGTCTTCAGGATTCTCATCTGCGTATCGATCCTCGGATATCTGGTCTCCGGGGTGGCGGCCTCCCCTCCCCCGTACTCGGTGAACGCCACGGGGTGGTGGAACGAGACAGGGGTTTTCAACCCTGCCCCGGCAAACCCCATCCAGGCGGCGCTGACCAATGCCTCTGCCGGGAGCGTGGTCACCGTCACTGAACAGACATCCTATTCTTCTCCCCTCGTCTTTGATGCAAAATCGATCACCCTCGACCTCAACGGCTCGAGACTCGATGGGTCGAGATTTTCCGACAGGCCGGGGATCACCCTTGCAAACGCGGTCGGGGTCACGATCAAAAACGGCGAGATCACCTCATTTCAGGACGGTATCCTATTCAAAGGGAGTTCAAGCGGTGTCTCCATCTCCGGCATAACCATCACAGCACCAGGCAAAAACGGCATCTGGTTCGGCGGCAAATGCGAAAACGCGATCTTCTCGAATATCACCATCACAGACCCGGGGCAGGCAGGCATCAGGGAGCACAATTCCGGGAGCCTGGGCAACCTCACCTTCCAGGACTGCACAGTGATAGGCGCAGGCAGCGACGGCATCGCACTGGACGACTGCAGATCCAACCTCTACGGGACCTGTTATGTCCGCAACCTCGTCCTCTCGAACGTCACGGTCAGGAATGCCGCAGCAAACGGCATCATCCTCGAACAGGACGCCACCACACAGAGTGGAAACCTTACGGTGCGTGACTGCACCGTCGAGGGGGCGGGGCAATACGGCGTCCGGGTGATCGGTCGGGGCGAGGTCGTCATCGAAGATATCCAGAGCAGAGGGAATGGAGACTCCGGCGTAGACGGCACATACTATGGTCTCTATCTCAAGGGCATCGAGGCACCTGACATCGCCCTTCTCAACCTCACCGTCGAGAACAATAGGAACGGGCTGTACCTGGAGAACGTCGCCGACCTCCTCCTGGACGGCGGCGTCACCATCCAGGGCAATGGCGGGTATGCCTGCGCCCTGAAGATCTGCGACAATATCACAGTCAGGGATCATGATTTCGACCCCGCGGTCAGACCCTATCTCCACGGAGTATACACATCCTCGGTGACGAACAGCACCTTCGAGAACCTCACCATCTCAGGGAACACAGGGGATGCCATCGTCTTCGACGGCATCTCTTCAGGCCTGACCTTCGACACTCTCACCATTACCGCACCGGGCAAAAACGGGATCTATTTCAACGGCAACTGCGCGAACGTGGCCCTCTCGAACATCACCATCACAGACCCGACACTGGCGGGCATCACGAAAAACGTGGGGGCCTCCAGCCTTGCCAACATCACGGTCCGTGACTGCACGGTGACAGGCGCAGGAGACGACGGGATCGCACTGGACGACTACCGTTACGTTTTTGTCCGCGACATTGTCCTTTCGAATGTCACGGTCAGGAATGCCACAGGAAACGGCATCCTCATCGGGCAGGACAACAACGCCCAGAGCGGGAACGTCACGGTGCATGACTGCACCGTCGAGAGGGCGGGGGAGTACGGCGTCCGGGTACTCGGCCGTGAAGAGGTCATCCTTGAAGATGTCCAGGCCAGAGGGAACGGTGATACCAGCGTGGATAATGTCTACTATGGCCTCTCTCTCACAGGATACGAGACGCCAACCGTCTCTCTCCTCAACCTCACCATCGAGGACAACAGGAACGGCCTGTACCTGGAGAAAGTCGCCGATCTCGTTCTCGGGACAGAGATCGCCGTTCGGGACAACGGCGGGTATGCCTGTGCCCTGAAGATCTGCGACAATATCACATTCAGGGACCATGCTCTCGACCCCACGGTCAGATCCTATCTCCACGGCCTGTACCTCTCCTCGGTGACGAACAGCACCATTGCAAATCTCACTGTCGTCGGAGCCGCCGGTAATGCCGTCTTCTTCGACGGCACCTCTTCAAGCATCGTCCTCGACACTCTCACCATTACCGCACCGGGCAAAAATGGGATCTATTTTTACGGCAACTGCGCGAACGCGGCCCTCTCGAACATCACCATCACAGACCCAGCACTGTCAGGCATCACGAAAGACGTGGGGGCCTCCAGCCTTGCCAGCATCACGGTCCGTGACTGCACGGTGACAGGCGCAGGAGGCGACGGCATCGCACTGGACGACTACCGTTACGTTTTTGTCCGCGACGTCGTAGTTTCAAATGTCACGGTCAGGAATGCCACAGGAAACGGCATTCTCATCGGGCAGGACAACCACGTACAGAGCGGAAACCTTACGGTGCGTGACTGCACCGTCGAGAGGGCGGGGCAGTACGGCGTCCGCATACTTGGAAGGGGCGAGATCGTCCTTGACGGTGTGCAGAGCAGAGGGAATGGCGACAAAAATGGAGACAACGTCTACTATGGCCTCTCTCTCACAGGATACGAGATGCCAACCATTTCTCTCCTCAACCTCACCGTCGAGGACAACAGGAACGGTCTGTACCTGGAGAAAGTCGCCGATCTCGTTCTCGGGACGGGGATTGCCGTCCGGGACAACGGCGGGTATGCCTGTGCCCTGAAGATCTGCGACAATATCACATTCAGGGACCATGCTCTCGACCCGACGGTCAGACCCTATCTCCGCGGTCTGTACCTCTCCTCGATGACGAACAGCACCTTCGAGAACCTCACCATCTCAGGAAACACAGGAGATGCCATCGTTTTCGACGGCATCTCTTCAGGCCTGACCCTCGACACTCTCACCATTACCACACCAGGCAAAAACGGGATATGGTTCAACGGCAACTGCGCAAACACGGTCTTTTCGAACATCACCATCAACGACCCAAAACAAGCAGGCGTCACGAAAAACGGGCGATACTCCAGCATTGCAAACCTCACCATCCGCGACAGCACGGTGACAGGCGCAGACGGTGACGGCATCGCCCTGGACGACTACAGTTCCGATTACGTCCGGGACATTGTCCTCTCCAATGTCACAGCCATAAATGTAACAAGAAACGGCATCCTCGTTGGGCAGGACAACAACGCACAGAGTGGGAGTGTCACGGTGCGTGACTGCACCGTCGAAGGGTCAGGGCAGCACGGTGTCCTGGTACTCGGCCGCGAAAAGGTCGTCATCGACGGCGTCCGGGCAAGAGGGAACGGAGAATCCAGTGGGGACGGCACATACTACGGGCTCTCTCTCAAGGGCATCGGGGTACCGGACGTCACGCTCCTCAACCTCGCCGTCGAGAGGAACAGAAACGGCTTCTATCTGGAGGGAGTCTCCGACCTGCTCCTGGACGACGGCATCGCCGTCCGTGACAACGGCGGGTATGCCTATGTCCTGAAGACCTGCGACAATGTCTCCGTCCGCGACCTCGCCGCAACCCCGGCGGTCCGCTCCTACACCCGCGGCCTCCACCTCTCCGCGGTGACAGACAGTTCCTTCGAGAACCTCACTTTCTCGGGATCCACCGGCGACGCACTCTGGCTTGAGGGCACATCCGCAGGCCTCGCCTTCGACAGCATCAAAATTGTTTCTCCTGGTACAAACGGGATCTACTTCAATGGGAACTGCAAGGACACCGTATTCTCAAATCTCACCATCACCGACCCGGCGCAGGCGGGCATCAGCAAGTATTACAAATACATCACCCTCGAAAACCTCACCGTCCGTGACTGCACCGTGTCCGGGGCCGGTGGCGACGGCATCGTCCTGGGCGACTACTCTTCCTCTCTCCGCGACATCGTCCTCTCCAATCTCACGGTCAGGAATGTGAAAGGAACCGGCATCATCCTCGGGCAGGACAACAACGCACAGAGTGAGAATGTCACAGTGCGTGACTGCACCGTCGAAGGGTCAGGGAAGCACGGGATCGACCTCAGAGGTCGGGGCGAGGTGGTCATCGACGGCATCGAGGCCAGAGACAATGGAGAGACCGGCGGGGATAACACCCATTACGGTCTCTCTCTCAGGGGCATCGAGACTCCGGCCGTCACTCTCCTTGATATCACCGTCGAGAAGAACAGGAACGGCTTCTATCTGGAGGGAGTCTCCGACCTGCTCCTGGACGACGGCATTGCCGTCCGCGACAACGGCGGGTATGTCTATGTCCTGAAGACCTGCGACAATGTCTCCGTCCGCGACCTCGCCGCAACCCCCGCGGTCCGCTCCTACACCCGCGGCCTCCACCTCTCCGCGGTGACAGACTGTTCCTTCGAGAACCTCACTTTTTCGGGATCCACCGGCGACGCACTCTGGCTTGAGGGCACATCCGCAGGCCTCGCCTTCGACGCCATCACCATCACGAATCCAGGCATAAACGGGATCTACTTCAACGGGAACTGCAGAGACACCGTATTCTCAAATCTCACCATCACTGACCCGGCGCAGGCGGGCATCAGCAAGTATTACAAATACATCACCCTCAAGAACCTCACCATCCGCGACTGCACGGTGACCGGCGCCGGCACTGGCGGCATCGCCCTGGACGACTACTATTCCTCTGTCCGCGATCTGGTTCTCGCCAATCTCACGGTCAGGAACGCAACAGGAACCGGCATCACCCTCGGGCAGGACAGTCATGCAGAGAGCATGAACCTCACTCTCCTGGACTGCACCGTCGAAGGGTCGGGGACGAACGGCATCGATCTGAGGGCCAGGGGCGACGTACGGATCCTCGACTGCGAGGCCAGCGGGAACGCCCAGACCGGCATGGTCCTGATCGGCATCGAGCGGCCCTTCCTTGTCTTTGAGAACGCCACAATCACCGGAAACAACCAGGCCATGCAGATCACCGGCATCAACGCCACGATCACCGACTCCGCTCTTGCCGGCACCACCGGAGACCTCGACCTGAGAGGGGAAGCGCACATCACGCTCTCGAACACCACCCACGACCGGGCAAAGGTCACGCTCGACGGAACCTCCCGTCTTGCCGTCCTCTGGCCACTCATCGTCACGACCACCGATCTGACAGGGAACATCGTTGCCGGCGCGGACGTCACCGTCGCCGACGTGAACGGAACGGTGGCACTCACTGCACAGACCAACGCGGACGGCCGGACCGGCCCGCACCTCCTCAGAGAATACACCCGGAACGGAACCGCACCCGCAGTCCTCTCCACACCCTACACCCTGACAGCCAGCGCTCCGATCGGTTCGGCCTCAGACGCCACCGACCTCTCCGGACCCACGACCGTGACCCTCCGTCTCTTCCAGGACACAAAACCTCCGACGATCACCTATGTGGCGCCGACCCCTGAGGAAGGGGCCAGGTCGCCCGCGAACGTCACGGTAAAGGTACTTGTCACCGACGACGTCGGCGTCGCGGGGGCACTCCTCGAAGTGAACGGCGTCAACGCCACGATGACCCTCGACAGAACCCGGACAGGGGCGTACGCCAGCGCAAACATCACCGGGGATGGCATCCACCGATACCGCATCTATGCCAATGACTCTGCCGGGAACATGAACGTCACCGGAATACGGAGCGTGGGCATCAGCACCACTCCCCCACCCGGTGTCACCGATCTCGCCGCCACCACGGTCTCGGAGACCGCGATCACCTGGACCTGGACCGACCCGGCAGACCCGACCTTCGACCGGGTGATGCTTTTCCTCAACGGCACCTTCCTCACCAACGTCCCGGCGGGAGTCGGCACCTACACCACGACCGGTCTTGCACCCGACACCGCGTATCTCCTCACCACCAGGAGCGTCGACTTCTGCGGCCAGGCCAACGCCACCCGCGTGAACGCCACTGTAAGGACCGCACCGGACCGCACCCCGCCGGCAGGCGTCACCGACCTGACCGCCGCCACCATCTCGGAGACCGCGATCACCTGGACCTGGACCGATCCGGCAGATGCGGACTTCGACCAGGTGATGCTTACCCTCGACGGCACCTTCATCACCAACATCTCGGCGGGTGTCGGCACCTACACCACGACCGGACTTGCACCTGACACCGAATACCAGATCGGAACACGGACCGTCGACACCGCGGGCAACATCAACCAGACCTGGGTGAACGCCACCGCACGGACCGCACCGGACCGCACCCCGCCGGCAGGCGTCACCGATCTCGCCGCCACCACGATCTCGGAGACTGCGATCACCTGGACCTGGACCGACCCGGCAGATGCGGACTTCGCCGCGGTCCGGGTGTACTGGGACGGCGCGAACGTGGAGGTACCCACAGGCGAAGAACGCTTCAACGCAACCGACCTCGCACCCGACACCGAGTACCAGATCAGCACCAGGACCATCGACACCGCGGGCAACCTCAACCAGACCTGGGTGAACGCCACCGCACGGACCGCATCTGTCCAGCCCACACCGACCCCCACCTCCTCGTCATCAGGCGGTGGCGGCAGCGGCGGCAACTCCCGGACTTCTGCGGCCTCTACAAAACCCCTCTTGCCTGAGCAGCAGAGCAGCCTCAGTTTCAAAGGGACGGCGATCTATGTCATCAATGTCACCGCGGCGGACGCCACCCGCAACCTCCTCTTCACCGTCGAAGACGCCGGTTCTCTCCCTGCCGGCATACCCCGTCCCGACGATGAGACCTACTGTATCGAGCACGTGGAGCAGTACCGCACCAATGACAACGACATCGCCACGGCAACGATCAGGTTCAGCGTATCGAAAGCATGGCTCGACGAGCGGGGCTACCGTTTCTCAGACATCGTACTCCTGCGCTTCCACAACGGCGCATGGACCAGAATTCCGACGACTTTTGAAGGAGAAAAAGATGGTTATTACTACTACTCTGCCGAAACCCCGGGCTTCTCCTACTTTGCCATTGTCTATCAAGAGAACGGGACAATCGTTCTCGAAGTGACCGCACCGGCGCGGGAAGCGGCGGTCGACACCCCCACCACTTCTGAACCGACACGAACAACCCCAAAAGCCACCAGGACAAACCCGGCCCAGAGCCCTTCAGCCGCCTTCGGGACTCTCGGCACTCTCCTTGCCATAGCAGCCACCTGTGGCGCGGCCAGGATAAGGAAGCGGTGA
- a CDS encoding MarR family winged helix-turn-helix transcriptional regulator, with protein MQPPHEKVPLGALVSVIHRTHHIIIDERMKRYGLSSGQLFTLIHLAHQQGITQETLARRFHVDKGTVARAVRRLEDTGYIRRTTDPDDRRAVRIFLTEKGEEIVPEIVRIDQEWEEEVCAGLTDEEQKMVRTLLRAIAHNSLSLILENEYAQQRNKTS; from the coding sequence ATGCAACCCCCTCACGAGAAGGTCCCGCTCGGGGCCCTCGTCTCGGTCATCCACCGGACCCACCACATCATCATCGACGAGCGGATGAAGCGGTACGGCCTCTCCTCAGGGCAACTCTTTACCCTCATCCACCTCGCCCACCAGCAGGGGATCACCCAGGAGACACTGGCCCGCCGCTTCCACGTCGACAAAGGTACTGTCGCCCGGGCCGTGCGGAGACTGGAAGACACCGGATACATCCGACGGACCACCGACCCCGACGACCGCCGGGCCGTCAGGATCTTCCTGACCGAAAAAGGGGAAGAGATCGTCCCTGAGATCGTCAGGATCGATCAAGAATGGGAAGAGGAGGTCTGCGCCGGCCTCACCGACGAAGAGCAGAAGATGGTCCGCACTCTCCTCAGGGCCATCGCCCACAACAGCCTCAGCCTCATCCTGGAGAACGAGTATGCACAACAACGAAACAAAACCTCCTGA
- a CDS encoding MATE family efflux transporter has translation MHNNETKPPEQTGTTKGVSILTGDPKKAIIKLSGPMIMAMFLLSIYNLVDAVWVAGLGDDALAAVGFVTPVFMILIGLGNGLGAGVSSAISRRIGAKDRVGADSAAMHAMVLTILLSAIFTLPLTLLAGPVAAALGAGETADLAATYGSIVFSGTIFILFTNIAYAVLRAEGDTRRTMYAMGVSAVVNMLLDPVLIYWAGMGIAGAAWATIIAVALVSVILLYWFLVRRDTYVTLSWQGFSPDRAIFKDILRVGLPASMEFFLMSIVVIVINGLLVHVAGTEAVAVYTSGWRVVMFALIPFIAIGTSVVSVVGASYGARLFENLKTAHTFSVGLGVAIAIAISIVTWVFAPAIALVFTYSPESAHLAPTIVAFLQTICFFYPFVPPGIMSGSVFQGTGKGMYSLVLSLLRNLVFIAVFAYLLAIPLGLGEAGVWWGIVIGNILGGIVGYGWARIYIAHLLRVSEKGGGAAV, from the coding sequence ATGCACAACAACGAAACAAAACCTCCTGAACAGACCGGAACAACAAAGGGCGTCTCCATCCTTACCGGCGATCCGAAGAAGGCCATCATCAAACTCTCGGGCCCGATGATCATGGCGATGTTCCTCCTCTCGATCTACAACCTCGTCGACGCCGTCTGGGTTGCAGGACTCGGTGACGACGCCCTCGCCGCCGTCGGGTTCGTGACCCCGGTCTTCATGATCCTCATCGGCCTCGGGAACGGCCTCGGGGCCGGCGTGAGTTCGGCTATCTCCCGCCGGATCGGTGCGAAGGACAGAGTCGGGGCAGACAGCGCGGCCATGCACGCAATGGTCCTGACCATCCTCCTCTCGGCCATCTTCACCCTCCCTCTCACTCTCCTCGCCGGACCGGTCGCCGCCGCCCTCGGTGCCGGCGAGACCGCAGACCTTGCGGCGACCTATGGGAGCATTGTCTTCTCGGGGACGATCTTCATCCTCTTCACCAACATCGCCTATGCCGTGCTCAGGGCCGAAGGTGACACCAGACGGACGATGTATGCCATGGGCGTGTCCGCAGTCGTCAACATGCTCCTCGATCCCGTCCTCATCTACTGGGCAGGGATGGGCATCGCCGGTGCGGCCTGGGCCACGATCATCGCCGTCGCTCTGGTCTCGGTCATCCTGCTCTACTGGTTCCTCGTCAGAAGGGACACCTATGTCACCCTCTCCTGGCAGGGTTTCTCCCCTGACCGGGCGATCTTCAAAGACATCCTCAGGGTCGGGCTCCCGGCAAGCATGGAGTTCTTCCTGATGTCGATCGTCGTCATCGTCATCAACGGCCTCCTCGTCCATGTCGCCGGCACCGAAGCCGTCGCCGTCTATACCTCAGGGTGGCGGGTCGTGATGTTTGCGCTCATCCCCTTCATCGCCATCGGCACCTCGGTCGTCTCGGTCGTCGGTGCGTCCTATGGTGCGCGGCTCTTTGAAAATCTCAAGACCGCCCACACCTTCTCGGTCGGCCTGGGGGTGGCGATCGCCATCGCCATCAGCATCGTCACCTGGGTCTTCGCCCCGGCGATCGCCCTCGTCTTCACCTACTCCCCGGAGAGCGCCCACCTCGCCCCGACGATCGTCGCCTTCCTCCAGACGATCTGCTTCTTCTACCCCTTCGTCCCGCCTGGCATCATGTCGGGTTCGGTCTTCCAGGGGACCGGGAAGGGGATGTACTCGCTGGTCCTCAGTCTGCTGCGCAACCTTGTCTTCATCGCCGTCTTCGCCTACCTCCTCGCCATTCCCCTCGGCCTTGGCGAGGCAGGGGTCTGGTGGGGGATCGTCATCGGCAACATCCTCGGCGGGATCGTCGGATACGGATGGGCCAGGATCTACATCGCCCACCTCCTCAGGGTAAGCGAGAAGGGAGGGGGGGCGGCCGTCTGA
- a CDS encoding MATE family efflux transporter, whose translation MIDSPITSDPDPKTTDHQSMITEGVAVLTGDPKKAIFKIAGPIMIAMLFQAIYNLADAVWVAGLGDDALAAVGFITPIFMILVGLGSGLGAGVTSAVSRRIGAEDRAGADNVTMHGIAIILFISAVVTLALLLFIEPLVLALGAGETARYAIEYGRIIFAGTVFILFADVLYAVFTAEGNTRRTMYACAGSAVLNIVLDPILIYGAGMGIAGAAWATLISMAFVCALLLYWLLVKKDTYVSIDWRRFSPERHTAMDIFAVGIPASLEFVLMSVAGIIINSLLVRVTGPDAVAVYTGGWRIIFFALIPFIAMSIAVVSVSGAAYGARKYDRLRVAHSFAVRSGILIGLGLSLLTWFLAPFISWIFTYSAESAHLAGGITAFLMTMCFFFPFIAPGMMSAGIFEGTGKGIFALAVEFLRNLVFIALAVWVLGVVLGFGEVGVWWGIVAGNILGGIVGYLWARLYISRLIRQGSPALTPTPQPDHEG comes from the coding sequence ATGATAGACTCCCCCATCACCTCCGATCCGGACCCAAAAACGACAGACCACCAGAGCATGATCACCGAAGGCGTCGCCGTCCTCACCGGCGACCCGAAAAAGGCCATCTTCAAGATCGCCGGCCCGATCATGATCGCCATGCTCTTCCAGGCAATTTACAACCTCGCCGATGCGGTCTGGGTGGCAGGACTCGGTGACGACGCCCTCGCCGCCGTCGGGTTCATCACCCCGATCTTCATGATCCTCGTCGGTCTCGGGAGCGGCCTCGGGGCCGGCGTCACCTCGGCCGTCTCACGCCGCATCGGCGCTGAGGACAGGGCCGGGGCAGACAACGTCACGATGCATGGCATCGCCATCATCCTGTTCATCTCGGCAGTCGTCACCCTGGCCCTCCTCCTCTTCATCGAACCCCTCGTCCTCGCTCTCGGTGCCGGGGAGACCGCGAGATATGCGATAGAATACGGCCGCATCATCTTTGCCGGGACCGTATTCATCCTCTTTGCCGACGTTCTCTATGCCGTCTTCACGGCCGAAGGGAATACCCGGAGGACGATGTACGCCTGCGCCGGATCTGCGGTCCTCAACATCGTCCTCGATCCCATCCTCATCTATGGTGCGGGCATGGGCATCGCCGGGGCGGCATGGGCGACGCTCATCTCCATGGCCTTCGTCTGCGCCCTCCTCCTGTACTGGCTCCTGGTGAAAAAGGACACCTACGTCTCCATCGACTGGCGGCGCTTCTCCCCCGAGAGACACACCGCCATGGACATCTTCGCTGTGGGCATCCCTGCAAGCCTGGAATTCGTGCTGATGTCGGTCGCCGGGATCATCATCAACAGTCTCCTGGTCCGGGTCACCGGGCCGGATGCCGTCGCCGTCTACACCGGCGGGTGGCGGATCATCTTCTTCGCCCTGATCCCGTTCATCGCCATGTCCATCGCCGTCGTCTCGGTCTCGGGCGCGGCCTATGGTGCACGAAAGTACGACAGACTCAGGGTCGCTCACTCCTTCGCGGTTCGATCGGGCATCCTCATCGGCCTCGGTCTCTCCCTCCTCACCTGGTTCCTCGCACCCTTCATCTCCTGGATCTTCACCTACTCGGCCGAGAGCGCACACCTGGCAGGCGGGATCACCGCCTTCCTGATGACGATGTGCTTCTTCTTCCCCTTCATCGCGCCGGGCATGATGTCGGCCGGGATCTTCGAGGGGACCGGGAAGGGCATCTTCGCCCTTGCCGTCGAGTTCCTCAGGAACCTCGTCTTCATCGCCCTCGCCGTCTGGGTGCTCGGCGTCGTCCTTGGTTTCGGCGAAGTCGGCGTCTGGTGGGGGATCGTCGCCGGGAATATCCTCGGCGGGATCGTCGGGTATCTCTGGGCGCGGCTCTATATCTCGCGGCTCATCAGGCAGGGATCACCCGCTCTCACTCCTACCCCCCAACCCGATCACGAAGGATAA